The following proteins come from a genomic window of Carcharodon carcharias isolate sCarCar2 chromosome 10, sCarCar2.pri, whole genome shotgun sequence:
- the LOC121282994 gene encoding neuferricin isoform X1 has protein sequence MHHPLLLCLLCGSIALILPSDVWGLLSRWFAGWLRDAADSPLGEGFPPHQLFTKSELSRYNGEKGSPGLYLAILGQVFDVSKGKKHYGPGGSYSFFAGRDACRAFVSGDFTENGLVDDVSGLSPSEMLSLHEWLVFYKKEYIFKGLRSVFTSIFLQGKLIGTYYDYTGEPTQSLIDVELTVMQGRKLKVESELENKIFPPCNSEWTSTKGGRVWCSSRSGGIERNWAGVPRKLYKPGSRNHRCACVRTTGPPFNQPSSPQNKGDLDNPSLQEYEGCHSLSDTCAIPDT, from the exons ATGCATCACCCGCTGCTCCTGTGCCTGCTTTGCGGCTCGATAGCTCTGATACTGCCCTCTGATGTGTGGGGGTTGCTGAGCCGCTGGTTTGCAGGATGGCTCAGGGACGCAGCGGATTCTCCACTCGGTGAGGGATTCCCGCCCCACCAGCTCTTCACTAAATCTGAACTGAGTCGCTACAATGGTGAGAAGGGCAGCCCCGGGCTGTACCTGGCTATCCTGGGACAGGTGTTCGATGTGAGCAAAGGGAAGAAACATTACGGACCTGGAGGCTCCTACAGCTTCTTTGCAG GTCGAGATGCATGTAGAGCTTTTGTGAGTGGTGATTTCACAGAGAATGGTCTAGTGGATGATGTATCAGGGCTCTCCCCTTCTGAAATGCTATCTCTTCATGAATGGCTTGTCTTCTACAAGAAAGAATACATCTTTAAGG gtctcaGAAGTGTTTTTACTTCTATCTTCTTGCAAGGTAAATTGATTGGAACATATTATGACTACACTGGGGAGCCAACCCAATCTCTCATTGATGTAGAGTTGACTGTGATGCAGGGTAGGAAGCTGAAGGTGGAGTCAGAATTGGAAAACAAAATATTTCCCCCCTGCAATTCTGAATGGACCTCGACCAAAGGCGGCAGAGTCTGGTGTTCATCTCGCAG TGGAGGAATAGAAAGGAATTGGGCTGGAGTCCCACGCAAATTATACAAGCCTGGATCAAGGAACCATCGCTGTGCTTGTGTGCGGACAACTGGGCCACCGTTCAACCAACCCAGTTCACCCCAGAATAAGGGAGATCTCGACAACCCTAGCTTGCAGGAATACGAGGGATGCCATAGCCTCTCCGACACATGTGCCATTCCAGACACATGA
- the LOC121282994 gene encoding neuferricin isoform X2: protein MHHPLLLCLLCGSIALILPSDVWGLLSRWFAGWLRDAADSPLGEGFPPHQLFTKSELSRYNGEKGSPGLYLAILGQVFDVSKGKKHYGPGGSYSFFAGRDACRAFVSGDFTENGLVDDVSGLSPSEMLSLHEWLVFYKKEYIFKGKLIGTYYDYTGEPTQSLIDVELTVMQGRKLKVESELENKIFPPCNSEWTSTKGGRVWCSSRSGGIERNWAGVPRKLYKPGSRNHRCACVRTTGPPFNQPSSPQNKGDLDNPSLQEYEGCHSLSDTCAIPDT from the exons ATGCATCACCCGCTGCTCCTGTGCCTGCTTTGCGGCTCGATAGCTCTGATACTGCCCTCTGATGTGTGGGGGTTGCTGAGCCGCTGGTTTGCAGGATGGCTCAGGGACGCAGCGGATTCTCCACTCGGTGAGGGATTCCCGCCCCACCAGCTCTTCACTAAATCTGAACTGAGTCGCTACAATGGTGAGAAGGGCAGCCCCGGGCTGTACCTGGCTATCCTGGGACAGGTGTTCGATGTGAGCAAAGGGAAGAAACATTACGGACCTGGAGGCTCCTACAGCTTCTTTGCAG GTCGAGATGCATGTAGAGCTTTTGTGAGTGGTGATTTCACAGAGAATGGTCTAGTGGATGATGTATCAGGGCTCTCCCCTTCTGAAATGCTATCTCTTCATGAATGGCTTGTCTTCTACAAGAAAGAATACATCTTTAAGG GTAAATTGATTGGAACATATTATGACTACACTGGGGAGCCAACCCAATCTCTCATTGATGTAGAGTTGACTGTGATGCAGGGTAGGAAGCTGAAGGTGGAGTCAGAATTGGAAAACAAAATATTTCCCCCCTGCAATTCTGAATGGACCTCGACCAAAGGCGGCAGAGTCTGGTGTTCATCTCGCAG TGGAGGAATAGAAAGGAATTGGGCTGGAGTCCCACGCAAATTATACAAGCCTGGATCAAGGAACCATCGCTGTGCTTGTGTGCGGACAACTGGGCCACCGTTCAACCAACCCAGTTCACCCCAGAATAAGGGAGATCTCGACAACCCTAGCTTGCAGGAATACGAGGGATGCCATAGCCTCTCCGACACATGTGCCATTCCAGACACATGA